The Fragaria vesca subsp. vesca linkage group LG2, FraVesHawaii_1.0, whole genome shotgun sequence genome includes a window with the following:
- the LOC101311541 gene encoding homoserine kinase-like, protein MAVCHHQAPFKLFSPLPPPNPKPIFRCNLSLPSRPTILTADPEPLFTSVKTFAPATVANLGPGFDFLGCAVDGLGDFVSLTVDPQVLPGEIAISEISGDHNSKKLSKNPLWNCAGIAAIEVMKMLGVRNVGLSLSLEKGLPLGSGLGSSAASAAAAAVAVNEIFGGKLGVEELVHAGLKSEEKVSGYHADNIAPALMGGFVLIQNYEPLDLLRLSFPLEKELIFVLVSPDFEAPTKKMRAALPTEIGMAHHVWNSSQAGALVAAVLQGDVARLGKALSSDKIVEPKRAPLIPGMEAVKKAAIEAGALGCTISGAGPTAVAVTDNAEKGKEIGERMVAAFLKDGNLKAVASVNRLDRVGARLVSSIPR, encoded by the coding sequence ATGGCTGTCTGCCACCACCAAGCTCCCTTCAAGCTCTTCTCACCCCTCCCACCACCAAACCCAAAACCCATCTTCCGATGCAACCTCTCCCTCCCCTCCCGACCCACCATCCTCACCGCCGACCCCGAACCCCTCTTCACCTCCGTCAAGACCTTCGCCCCCGCCACCGTCGCCAACCTCGGCCCCGGCTTCGACTTCCTCGGCTGCGCCGTCGACGGCCTCGGCGACTTCGTCTCCCTCACCGTCGACCCCCAAGTCCTCCCCGGCGAGATCGCCATCTCCGAGATCTCCGGCGACCACAACTCCAAGAAGCTGAGCAAGAATCCCCTCTGGAACTGCGCCGGGATCGCCGCCATCGAGGTCATGAAGATGCTCGGCGTCCGCAACGTCGGCCTGTCCCTCTCCCTCGAGAAAGGCCTGCCTTTGGGTAGCGGCCTCGGATCCAGCGCCGCCAGCGCAGCCGCCGCAGCCGTCGCTGTCAACGAGATTTTCGGCGGGAAATTAGGTGTGGAGGAGCTGGTCCACGCGGGGCTCAAATCGGAGGAGAAGGTGTCCGGTTACCACGCCGATAACATCGCTCCGGCGTTGATGGGAGGCTTCGTTCTGATCCAGAACTATGAGCCGTTGGATTTGCTCCGGTTGAGCTTTCCGTTAGAAAAGGAGCTGATATTTGTGCTGGTGAGTCCAGACTTCGAAGCTCCGACGAAGAAGATGAGGGCGGCGCTGCCGACGGAGATAGGGATGGCCCACCACGTGTGGAATTCCAGCCAGGCCGGAGCTCTGGTGGCGGCGGTGCTTCAAGGCGACGTGGCGAGGCTTGGGAAGGCGTTGTCGTCGGATAAGATTGTGGAGCCGAAGAGGGCTCCTCTGATTCCGGGAATGGAGGCGGTGAAGAAGGCTGCCATTGAGGCTGGAGCTTTGGGGTGCACTATCAGCGGGGCTGGGCCCACGGCGGTTGCGGTGACGGACAATGCCGAGAAGGGGAAGGAAATTGGAGAGAGGATGGTGGCCGCTTTCTTGAAAGATGGGAACTTGAAAGCTGTGGCGAGTGTGAATAGGCTGGACAGAGTTGGTGCTAGGCTTGTTAGTAGCATTCCCAGATGA
- the LOC101303466 gene encoding glutamate receptor 3.2-like, whose translation MNRICLLAILIICVGRFTEGASRPAVVNIGAMFAVSTINGGVSKIAIKAAEEDVNADPSILSGTKFSVSIHDSNYSGFLSIIGALKYMESDTVAIIGPQTSVMAHIISHLANELHVPLLSFTALDPTLTSLQYPYFLQTAPNDQFQMNAIGDIVSYFGWKEVVALFTDDDQSRNGVTALGDKLAEKTHKISYKAVLPPDPTATRDQVKNELVKIQIMESRVIVLHTFSRTGLLVFDVAKELGMMESEYVWIATSWLSTVLDSKSPLPQKTKDSIQGVLTLRPHTPDSQRKRAFISRWKKLSNGTIGLNPYGLYAYDTVWIIAHAVNLLLDQGGTISFSKHTSIPRYGGGIMNLSALSIFDGGQQLLENILQTNTTGLTGPLAFHSDRSPVNPSYDIINIMENGYQQVGYWYNNSGLSVVPPKTPSNWSSSNQHLGVVVWPGGTTKKPRGWVFPNNGKQLRIGVPNRVGYRAFVSRQNGTDVVKGYCIDIFLAAIKLLPYALPHRFELFGDGHKNPSYDELVNMVASGKFDAAVGDIAIVANRTKTVDFSQPYIESGLVVVAPLRRSNSRAWAFMQPFSPLMWGITAAFFLIVGSVLWILEHRINDEFRGPPRKQIGTILWFSFSTMFFAHRENTVSLLGRMVLIIWLFIVLIINSSYTASLTSMLTIQQLSSPITGIDTLISSTEPIGFQVGSFAQNYLIEELNIPNSRLVPLGSPEEYARALKNKTVAAVVDEGPYIELFLSDNCMFSIRGPEFTKSGWGFAFPRDSPLAIDMSTAILTLSENGELQQIHEKWLSKKTCASQTSDDVSDQLQLQSFWGLFLICGTACVIALVIHFSLAFRQYLRRSPEDDHQSDLEPSGHGSTSYGTTATRRLTFLSFIDEKKDQSKDNKSKRKRKEIASSNRNGKEDESRDASTSKRVQMNNSEILHNPDNETWLTR comes from the exons ATGAATCGCATTTGCCTGTTGGCAATCCTCATCATCTGTGTTGGAAGATTCACAGAAGGAGCATCAAGACCTGCTGTTGTGAACATTGGAGCTATGTTTGCAGTAAGCACCATAAATGGAGGAGTGTCCAAGATTGCCATTAAGGCAGCTGAGGAGGATGTGAATGCCGATCCAAGCATTCTTAGCGGAACAAAATTTTCTGTATCTATTCATGATTCAAACTACAGTGGATTTCTCAGCATCATTGGAG CACTAAAGTACATGGAGTCTGATACAGTGGCTATAATTGGTCCCCAAACTTCTGTCATGGCTCATATAATCTCACATCTTGCAAATGAACTACACGTGCCGTTACTGTCATTCACTGCACTAGATCCCACTCTAACAAGCCTGCAGTACCCTTACTTTCTTCAAACTGCACCAAATGATCAATTCCAGATGAATGCTATTGGAGACATTGTTAGTTATTTTGGTTGGAAAGAGGTGGTTGCACTTTTTACTGATGATGATCAGAGCCGAAATGGTGTCACTGCATTAGGTGATAAGCTTGCAGAAAAAACGCACAAGATTTCTTACAAGGCAGTACTTCCACCTGATCCAACAGCAACTCGAGATCAAGTTAAGAATGAGTTGGTAAAGATTCAGATAATGGAGTCTCGAGTAATTGTTCTGCACACATTCTCGAGAACAGGCCTCTTGGTTTTTGATGTTGCAAAGGAACTTGGGATGATGGAGAGTGAATATGTCTGGATAGCTACTTCTTGGTTGTCCACAGTTTTGGATTCAAAATCCCCACTTCCTCAGAAGACTAAAGATTCCATCCAAGGAGTTCTCACTCTTCGTCCACACACACCGGATTCACAAAGGAAAAGAGCTTTCATTTCAAGGTGGAAGAAATTGAGTAATGGCACTATTGGGTTGAACCCTTATGGTCTATATGCCTACGACACTGTTTGGATTATTGCTCATGCTGTCAATTTGCTTTTGGATCAGGGAGGTACCATTTCCTTCTCCAAGCATACTAGTATACCTCGTTATGGGGGAGGCATTATGAACCTTTCTGCATTAAGCATTTTTGATGGTGGCCAGCAGTTGCTGGAAAACATATTGCAAACCAACACAACCGGTCTCACTGGTCCACTGGCTTTTCATTCAGACAGGTCTCCAGTGAATCCTTCATATGATATCATTAACATAATGGAAAATGGTTATCAACAGGTTGGATACTGGTATAACAATTCAGGGCTATCTGTTGTGCCCCCCAAAACACCATCTAACTGGTCTAGTTCAAACCAACATCTAGGTGTTGTTGTATGGCCTGGAGGAACAACAAAAAAGCCTCGAGGGTGGGTTTTTCCAAACAACGGGAAGCAGTTGAGAATTGGAGTACCAAATCGAGTAGGCTATCGTGCTTTTGTGTCACGACAAAATGGTACAGATGTAGTTAAAGGATACTGCATTGACATTTTCCTTGCAGCCATAAAATTGCTTCCCTATGCACTTCCACATAGGTTTGAACTGTTTGGTGATGGCCACAAGAATCCGAGCTACGATGAGCTTGTTAACATGGTTGCTTCAGGT AAATTTGATGCTGCTGTTGGTGACATTGCAATAGTTGCAAATCGAACAAAGACTGTGGATTTCAGTCAGCCATATATAGAGTCAGGGCTAGTAGTGGTGGCACCACTTAGGAGATCAAACTCAAGAGCTTGGGCATTTATGCAGCCGTTTTCTCCATTGATGTGGGGTATCACAGCGGCTTTCTTCCTAATTGTTGGATCAGTCCTGTGGATTCTTGAACATAGAATAAATGATGAGTTCCGTGGCCCTCCTAGGAAACAGATTGGCACAATTTTATG GTTTAGTTTCTCCACTATGTTTTTTGCTCATA GAGAAAATACTGTGAGCTTACTAGGGAGAATGGTGCTAATCATCTGGCTTTTTATAGTTCTGATAATCAATTCAAGCTACACAGCTAGCCTAACATCAATGCTCACAATACAACAATTATCGTCACCTATCACTGGCATTGATACCTTAATATCTAGCACTGAGCCTATAGGATTCCAAGTAGGGTCTTTTGCTCAAAACTATCTGATTGAGGAACTCAACATCCCAAACTCTAGACTGGTTCCTCTCGGTTCACCAGAAGAATATGCAAGAGCCCTTAAGAATAAAACTGTTGCTGCTGTGGTTGATGAAGGACCTTACATAGAACTCTTCCTCTCAGATAACTGCATGTTCTCAATCAGAGGGCCAGAATTCACCAAAAGTGGCTGGGGATTT GCATTTCCAAGAGACTCTCCTTTAGCCATAGACATGTCAACTGCCATTCTCACTCTATCAGAGAACGGAGAGCTTCAGCAAATTCATGAGAAATGGTTGTCAAAAAAGACTTGTGCGTCACAAACCTCTGACGACGTATCAGACCAGCTTCAACTACAAAGCTTCTGGGGACTGTTCCTAATATGTGGCACTGCATGTGTCATTGCTCTAGTCATTCATTTTTCATTGGCTTTTCGACAGTACCTCAGGCGTTCCCCTGAAGATGATCACCAATCTGATCTAGAGCCTTCTGGCCATGGCAGCACAAGTTATGGTACAACTGCAACACGCCGCCTCACATTCTTGTCATTCATTGATGAAAAGAAAGATCAATCAAAAGATAACAAGTCGAAAAGGAAACGCAAGGAAATAGCATCATCTAATAGGAATGGAAAGGAAGATGAATCAAGGGATGCTAGTACATCCAAGAGAGTACAAATGAACAACTCTGAGATATTGCATAATCCTGATAATGAAACTTGGTTAACTCGTTAA
- the LOC101312120 gene encoding cysteine-rich secretory protein 1-like, whose amino-acid sequence MGFNKHFLGLCILAVIFGSHVSEARKKGHHNHHGQPQEDHANQDLSDEQNRDLEVPQNKVQPEVPQIKVQPQVQQNKVPPEVPQIKVQPQLQQNKVPPEVPQIKVQPQVPQNKVEPEVPQNNVQPQAPTSLNQLNQGFLDEHNKARAEVGVAPLKWNETLAAYAQDYANKKSKTCEMVHSGGPYGECIAENFPDMTGEEATKLWMTEKPDYDYATNTCHTDSCLHYTQIVWKTTTDLGCAKAHCKNGWVFVICNYYPIGNYPGVRPY is encoded by the coding sequence ATGGGATTTAACAAGCATTTTCTGGGCTTATGCATCTTAGCAGTAATCTTTGGATCTCATGTATCTGAAGCTAGAAAAAAAGGTCACCATAACCACCATGGCCAACCCCAAGAAGACCATGCTAATCAAGACCTCAGTGATGAACAAAACAGAGATCTGGAGGTACCACAAAACAAAGTTCAACCGGAGGTACCACAAATTAAAGTTCAACCACAAGTACAACAAAACAAAGTTCCACCGGAGGTACCACAAATCAAAGTTCAACCACAGCTACAACAAAACAAAGTTCCACCGGAGGTACCACAAATCAAAGTTCAACCACAGGTACCACAAAACAAAGTTGAACCGGAGGTACCACAAAACAATGTTCAACCACAGGCACCAACTTCTCTCAACCAACTGAACCAAGGCTTCCTTGATGAACACAACAAAGCTCGAGCCGAGGTCGGTGTTGCTCCGCTCAAATGGAACGAAACATTAGCGGCCTACGCACAAGACTATGCTAATAAGAAATCTAAGACCTGCGAAATGGTGCATTCTGGTGGACCTTATGGCGAGTGCATTGCTGAAAATTTTCCTGACATGACGGGTGAGGAAGCTACAAAGCTTTGGATGACTGAGAAGCCTGACTATGACTATGCAACTAATACATGCCACACGGATTCGTGTCTGCATTATACTCAGATTGTTTGGAAAACAACTACTGATCTTGGTTGTGCTAAGGCCCATTGTAAAAATGGGTGGGTGTTTGTGATTTGTAACTATTATCCTATCGGCAACTATCCAGGAGTAAGACCTTATTAG
- the LOC101303757 gene encoding receptor-like protein kinase THESEUS 1-like, whose amino-acid sequence MVKMKLVSWVALVLAIVVSMSHGAFGLFNPVDNYLIACGSSENVTFEGRTFVPDTLQSSLVLKGANSLVASSSSNAPSPIYQSARIFKETSSYKFKIQQEGRHWVRLYIYPLANSVQNLASAPITVVTDSFVLLNNFTFQNYNGSYLFKEYAINVTSDSLTLTIIPSNNSVAFVNAIEVVSIPDELIPDQAYAVNPSAPFSGLSALALQTMYRLNMGGPLLTAENDTLKRTWENDVKYLHVNSSAVNVSINPASIKYPVSVTPEIAPNWVYATAEAMGDANVPNGNFNITWVFPADPNYLYLVRVHFCDIVSKALNSLVFNLFINSDNVLSSLDLSSITGDLNVPYYKDFVANSSADSNTLTVSVGPDSMADITNAILNGLEILKISNDLGSLDGSLSVQSLLPSSPSKSNKIVILVGCVIGAVALVAIIALFYCCLASRKSKTTPNQGHPWLLLPLYGNSQTMTKMSTTSQKSATASCISLASSNLGRIFMFQEILDATNKFDENLLLGVGGFGRVYKGTLEDGTKVAVKRGNPRSEQGIAEFRTEIEMLSKLRHRHLVSLIGYCDERSEMILVYEYMANGPLRSHLYGTDLPTLSWKLRLEICIGAARGLHYLHTGAAQSIIHRDVKTTNILLDENFVAKVADFGLSKAGPAIDQTHVSTAVKGSFGYLDPEYFRRQQLTEKSDVYSFGVVLMEVLCTRPALNPVLPREQVNIAEWAMTWQKKGMLDQIMDPNLAGKVNPASLKKFGETAEKCLAEYGVDRPSMGDVLWNLEYALQLEETSSALMEPEDNSTNHIRDIELTPLEPFDNSVSMIEGGHSGTDEDAEDAATSAVFSQLVNPRGR is encoded by the coding sequence ATGGTGAAGATGAAACTAGTCAGTTGGGTAGCTTTGGTTCTGGCAATTGTTGTGTCTATGAGTCATGGAGCCTTTGGTTTATTCAATCCTGTTGATAACTATTTGATTGCTTGTGGTTCTTCGGAAAATGTCACATTTGAAGGCCGAACCTTTGTTCCTGATACACTGCAGTCTTCCCTTGTGCTGAAAGGTGCTAATTCTTTAGTTGCTAGCTCCAGTTCCAATGCCCCATCTCCTATTTACCAATCTGCTCGAATTTTCAAGGAAACATCTTCCTACAAATTCAAAATCCAGCAAGAGGGCCGCCATTGGGTTCGCCTTTATATCTACCCTTTAGCAAATTCGGTCCAGAACTTGGCGTCTGCTCCGATAACAGTGGTCACTGATAGCTTTGTACTCTTGAATAACTTCACTTTTCAGAACTATAATGGTTCTTATCTATTCAAGGAGTATGCAATCAATGTGACTTCAGATAGTTTGACCCTAACCATCATTCCTTCAAACAATTCAGTTGCTTTTGTTAATGCAATTGAAGTTGTCTCTATCCCTGATGAACTGATCCCTGATCAGGCATATGCTGTAAATCCATCTGCTCCTTTTAGTGGTCTTTCGGCACTTGCTCTTCAAACTATGTACCGATTAAACATGGGGGGTCCTTTGCTCACTGCTGAGAATGATACCCTTAAAAGAACTTGGGAGAATGATGTGAAATACCTCCATGTCAACAGCTCAGCAGTGAATGTATCAATCAACCCTGCCAGCATAAAGTATCCGGTCAGTGTAACACCAGAGATAGCACCTAATTGGGTCTATGCCACTGCTGAAGCCATGGGAGATGCGAATGTACCAAATGGAAATTTCAACATAACTTGGGTCTTTCCAGCTGATCCAAATTATTTGTATCTTGTTCGGGTACATTTCTGTGATATTGTCAGCAAGGCACTGAATAGCCTAGTTTTCAATCTTTTCATCAATTCAGACAATGTGCTCTCAAGTCTTGACCTCTCTTCCATTACTGGTGACTTGAATGTGCCATATTACAAGGACTTTGTTGCCAACTCCTCAGCAGATTCAAATACTTTGACAGTCAGTGTCGGTCCAGATTCAATGGCTGATATCACTAATGCAATTCTGAATGGCTTGGAGATTCTGAAGATCAGCAATGACTTGGGGAGCTTGGATGGGTCTTTGTCAGTTCAGAGTCTCCTTCCCAGTTCACCCTCTAAGAGTAATAAGATAGTAATCTTAGTTGGGTGTGTCATAGGAGCTGTAGCTCTTGTGGCAATAATTGCTCTCTTTTATTGCTGCCTGGCATCTCGCAAGTCAAAGACTACTCCTAACCAAGGGCATCCATGGCTGCTTCTGCCCTTGTATGGAAACTCTCAGACAATGACCAAAATGTCCACAACTTCACAGAAGAGTGCAACAGCTAGCTGCATTTCATTAGCTTCCTCTAATCTTGGCCGCATATTCATGTTCCAAGAAATCCTGGATGCAACCAACAAGTTTGATGAGAACCTACTTCTTGGGGTTGGTGGTTTTGGCAGAGTTTACAAGGGAACACTAGAGGATGGGACAAAAGTAGCTGTTAAAAGAGGAAACCCCAGATCCGAACAAGGTATTGCTGAATTCCGAACCGAGATTGAAATGTTATCAAAGCTTCGTCATCGCCACCTTGTGTCTCTTATTGGTTACTGTGATGAAAGATCAGAGATGATTCTTGTGTATGAATATATGGCTAATGGACCACTCCGGAGCCATTTGTATGGAACAGATTTGCCAACCCTATCATGGAAGCTACGCCTTGAAATCTGTATAGGGGCTGCAAGGGGGCTCCATTATCTCCACACTGGTGCAGCTCAAAGCATAATTCACCGAGATGTGAAGACAACAAACATTCTCTTGGATGAGAACTTTGTAGCCAAAGTTGCAGATTTTGGCCTCTCAAAAGCAGGTCCAGCTATAGATCAGACTCATGTTAGTACAGCTGTTAAGGGCAGCTTTGGTTACCTTGATCCTGAGTACTTTAGAAGGCAGCAGCTCACTGAGAAATCAGATGTGTATTCATTTGGTGTAGTTCTAATGGAAGTTCTTTGTACAAGACCAGCTTTGAACCCGGTTCTTCCAAGAGAGCAAGTGAACATAGCAGAGTGGGCAATGACTTGGCAAAAGAAAGGCATGCTGGACCAAATCATGGACCCAAATCTGGCTGGGAAGGTAAATCCAGCTTCTCTTAAGAAGTTTGGTGAGACAGCTGAGAAGTGCCTTGCCGAGTATGGTGTTGATAGGCCATCAATGGGAGATGTCTTGTGGAATCTAGAATATGCTCTTCAGCTTGAGGAGACTTCGTCTGCACTCATGGAACCTGAAGATAACAGCACAAACCACATACGGGATATTGAATTGACACCACTTGAGCCATTTGACAACAGTGTGAGTATGATCGAGGGAGGGCACTCTGGCACAGACGAAGACGCTGAAGATGCTGCAACAAGTGCTGTGTTCTCTCAGCTAGTTAATCCTCGTGGAAGATGA
- the LOC101311828 gene encoding uncharacterized protein LOC101311828, producing the protein MITELRLLPHQQPISVLASTARDSTVMGYPVEHELATYSSSSTFLQSGGAAQPISTLPPIQPTKENYFLWKSLFISVLRASDMLDLAEGREQCPPQSETLAHTNWIKRDQTLLTWINSSLSVSLLANTADFTSGRALWLHLEKLLSDHATTHVRELRNRLTNLDMRKERHSTTREKTPTPDVREESKSSLERYLETAKEIADGLEAAGSPVDDSEFVSCVLNGLTRSYEGFVASIRDRPEPLTREELQKSLLTYEAEHKSSPILGFTFALFVLTLVVLVWGEQQPSCNQSHRDKGCYYLNEDLNARLGLDYIVLHLVYPEFMFLIGKSPIVIIFLPFLWILASLISMVTLPFLWLARLLNPRGLEENILRSLPKVWYTAEVNEKLKDCAICLMEYEGGDALRVLPPCGHGFHVNCVDRWLKCHSSCPSCRAAVVMESKEAQILGDAKSPPFSDTVFDASNPYRLTFWHL; encoded by the exons ATGATTACAGAATTGAGGCTTCTTCCTCATCAGCAACCAATATCAGTGCTAGCTTCTACAGCTCGAGACTCGACAGTGATGGGGTATCCCGTTGAGCATGAACTTGCTACCTACTCATCATCATCGACCTTTCTCCAATCTGGTGGAGCTGCTCAACCAATTTCTACCCTCCCGCCAATCCAACCAACCAAGGAGAATTACTTTCTGTGGAAATCCTTGTTCATCTCAGTTCTGAGAGCCTCTGACATGTTAGACCTGGCAGAAGGTCGAGAGCAGTGTCCACCACAAAGCGAAACCCTAGCTCATACCAACTGGATCAAGAGGGACCAAACGTTACTAACTTGGATCAACTCAAGTTTATCTGTGAGCCTACTCGCAAACACAGCAGACTTCACTAGCGGACGAGCTCTGTGGTTACACTTGGAAAAGCTACTTTCTGATCATGCAACCACTCATGTACGTGAGCTCAGGAATCGTTTAACAAACCTCGACATGAGGAAAGAGCGTCACTCGACGACGCGGGAGAAAACCCCAACCCCGGACGTGAGGGAAGAAAGTAAGTCCAGTCTAGAGAGATACCTAGAAACAGCTAAAGAAATCGCTGATGGGCTCGAAGCTGCAGGGTCACCTGTAGATGATTCTGAATTTGTTTCTTGCGTCCTGAACGGACTTACAAGGTCATATGAAGGCTTTGTTGCATCCATCAGGGATCGGCCTGAGCCTCTAACTCGAGAAGAACTGCAGAAGTCACTTCTAACTTATGAAGCTGAACATAAATCCTCGCCGATCCTTGGGTTTACATTTGCTCTTTTTGTGCTAACCCTGGTTGT ATTAGTCTGGGGTGAGCAGCAGCCGAGTTGCAATCAAAG TCATAGAGATAAGGGTTGTTACTACTTAAATGAAGACTTAAATGCTAGATTAGGACTTGACTACATTGTTCTCCATCTTGTCTACCCTGAG TTCATGTTTCTCATTGGTAAATCTCCTATTGTCATCATATTTCTTCCTTTCTTGTGGATCTTAGCCTCTCTTATTTCCATGGTTACTTTGCCATTCCTATGGCTTGCAAGGTTACTAAACCCCAGAGGCCTTGAGGAAAACATTCTCCGGTCACTTCCAAAGGTCTGGTATACTGCAGAAGTCAATGAAAAGCTCAAGGATTGTGCCATCTGCTTGATGGAGTATGAGGGTGGAGATGCTCTAAGGGTTTTGCCTCCTTGTGGTCATGGTTTCCATGTCAACTGTGTTGATAGGTGGCTTAAGTGCCACTCTTCATGTCCATCGTGTCGCGCCGCTGTGGTTATGGAGAGCAAAGAAGCACAGATACTTGGAGATGCCAAAAGTCCACCATTTTCAGATACTGTATTTGATGCTTCAAATCCTTACAGACTGACTTTCTGGCACCTTTGA
- the LOC101304050 gene encoding monosaccharide-sensing protein 2-like, which yields MSGAVLVAIAAAVGNLLQGWDNATIAASVLYIKREFNLESQPAVEGLIVAMSLIGATLVTTCSGAVADWIGRRPMLIISSVLYFLSGIVMLWSPNVYILLLARLLDGLGIGLAVTLVPLYISETAPPEIRGSLNTLPQFAGSGGMFLSYCMVFVLSLTEAPSWRLMLGVLSIPSLVYFALTLFFLPESPRWLVSKGRMLEAKKVLQRLRSREDVSGEMALLVEGLGVGGETSFEEYIIGPDNDLVDDHDLSVDKDKIKLYGTEQGQSWVARPVTGQSTIGLVSRHGSMASKSGIVDPLVTLFGSVHEKLPDAGSKGSMLFPHFGSMFSVGGNQPRHEEWDEESIAPREGDDYASDAGGGGDSDDNLHSPLISRQTTSIEKGMGPTNHGSLVSMRNNSLLGGDQGGSTEIGGGWQLAWKWSERDGQDGHKEGGFKRIFLHQEGVPGSRRESIVSIPGGDVPADSEFIQATALVSQPALYSRDLIQQHHPVGPAMVHPAAASAKGTSWSDLFEPGVKHALVVGVGLQILQQFSGINGVLYYTPQILEQAGVGVLLSNLGLSSASASLLISGLTTLLMLPSIAVAMRLMDISGRRTLLLTTIPVLILSLVILVLGSLVNFGSVVNAAISTGSVVIYFCSFVMGFGPVPNILCAEIFPTRVRGLCIAICALTFWICDIIVTYSLPVLLKSVGLSGVFGMYAVVCVIAWIFVFIKVPETKGMPLEVITEFFAVGAKQAAAAAKDN from the exons ATGAGTGGAGCTGTGCTTGTTGCTATTGCTGCTGCTGTTGGGAATCTATTGCAAGGATGGGACAACGCTACAATCGCAG CTTCTGTTTTGTACATAAAGAGGGAGTTCAATTTGGAGAGTCAACCAGCTGTGGAAGGGCTGATAGTGGCGATGTCACTTATAGGGGCAACTCTGGTTACAACATGCTCAGGTGCCGTAGCTGACTGGATAGGCCGCCGTCCTATGCTTATAATCTCTTCTGTGCTCTACTTTCTCAGTGGTATTGTAATGTTATGGTCTCCCAATGTCTACATCCTTCTCTTGGCTAGGCTTTTAGATGGACTGGGGATTGGTTTGGCAGTTACCCTTGTCCCGCTTTATATATCTGAGACAGCTCCACCTGAAATAAGGGGATCATTGAATACCCTACCACAGTTCGCTGGCTCTGGTGGGATGTTCTTGTCATATTGTATGGTTTTTGTGTTGTCCTTGACGGAGGCACCAAGTTGGAGGTTGATGCTTGGGGTTTTATCTATTCCTTCTCTTGTTTATTTTGCATTGACTTTATTTTTCTTGCCTGAGTCTCCACGGTGGCTAGTGAGTAAGGGACGGATGCTTGAAGCAAAGAAAGTCTTACAGAGGCTGCGCAGCAGAGAAGATGTCTCTG GTGAGATGGCTTTACTTGTTGAGGGTCTTGGAGTTGGGGGCGAAACATCTTTTGAGGAATACATAATTGGTCCGGACAATGACCTCGTTGATGACCATGATTTATCTGTTGACAAGGATAAAATCAAATTATATGGGACTGAACAAGGTCAATCATGGGTTGCCAGACCAGTGACTGGACAAAGTACTATCGGCCTTGTGTCTCGGCATGGGAGCATGGCAAGTAAAAGTGGGATTGTTGATCCTCTTGTCACACTCTTCGGTAGTGTTCATGAAAAGCTCCCTGATGCAGGAAGCAAGGGCAGTATGCTTTTCCCACACTTTGGCAGCATGTTCAGTGTGGGAGGGAATCAACCTAGGCACGAAGAGTGGGATGAGGAGAGCATTGCACCTAGGGAAGGCGATGACTATGCATCCGATGCAGGTGGCGGTGGTGATTCGGATGACAATTTGCATAGTCCATTGATCTCACGTCAGACAACAAGCATTGAAAAGGGCATGGGCCCAACTAATCATGGAAGCCTTGTCAGCATGAGAAACAACAGTCTCCTAGGAGGCGATCAAGGCGGTAGCACTGAGATTGGTGGTGGTTGGCAGCTAGCATGGAAATGGTCCGAGAGAGATGGCCAAGATGGACATAAAGAAGGAGGGTTTAAAAGAATTTTTTTGCACCAAGAGGGTGTACCTGGATCTCGTCGTGAGTCTATTGTTTCAATACCTGGTGGCGATGTACCAGCAGATAGTGAGTTCATCCAGGCTACTGCTTTGGTGAGCCAACCGGCTCTTTATTCCAGAGATCTTATACAACAACATCATCCAGTTGGACCAGCAATGGTTCACCCAGCTGCAGCTTCTGCTAAAGGGACAAGTTGGAGTGATCTTTTCGAACCAGGAGTCAAGCATGCTTTGGTTGTTGGTGTCGGACTTCAAATACTTCAGCAG TTCTCCGGCATAAATGGGGTTCTCTACTACACACCTCAAATTCTTGAGCAGGCCGGTGTTGGAGTGCTTCTTTCAAACCTCGGTCTTAGCTCAGCTTCTGCATCTCTGCTTATTAGTGGATTGACAACCTTGTTGATGCTTCCTAGTATTGCTGTTGCCATGAGGCTCATGGATATCTCAGGCAGAAG GACCTTACTGCTCACCACTATCCCTGTCTTGATACTTTCTCTCGTGATCCTAGTCCTTGGAAGCCTTGTGAATTTTGGTAGTGTTGTGAATGCAGCAATCTCAACTGGTAGCGTTGTGATCTACTTCTGCTCTTTTGTGATGGGATTCGGACCAGTCCCCAACATTCTCTGTGCAGAAATCTTTCCCACCCGAGTCCGGGGTCTCTGCATTGCCATCTGTGCTCTCACATTTTGGATTTGTGACATCATCGTTACCTACTCCCTTCCGGTGCTGCTCAAATCCGTCGGCCTATCTGGCGTATTTGGCATGTACGCTGTAGTGTGCGTCATCGCTTGGATTTTTGTTTTCATCAAAGTACCGGAAACCAAAGGCATGCCCCTTGAAGTTATCACCGAGTTCTTCGCTGTTGGTGCAAAACAGGCTGCTGCAGCTGCCAAAGACAATTAG